The genomic region CGTTGATCTTGTTCAGGTAGGAATCGGGGCGGGCAAAATAGATGTATTCAAAGATGCATGGCCGGAAGGGGGCGGAGCGCAGCTTTTTTTCATGGACGGTGCGGCTCTGGTCGATGAAGATCGCCGTTCCGGGGGGAACATCGCGGATCTCGGTGAATCCCAGCAAATCGAGGCTGACGCTTTCCGATGCGAAGGCGTAGCCCGGGACTATCTGCTTGCGGTCGATACCGAACAGCAGCGGCCGTATCCCGTAGGGGTCGCGGAAGGCGACCATGCCCCGGTTGGCGATGTACAGGATGACCGAGTACGCCCCCTTGACGATTCTGAAGACCTGGCGGATGGCGTTGAAGATGTTCTCCGGGGTGATCTCGCGGGCGGTCGTCTTTTCTAGCGCCTCGGCAAAGACGTTCAGGATCACTTCGACGTCGTTGTTGGAATTGATGATGATATGGGACGTGGCGAAAAGATCCTTTTTCAAATCCATGAAATTCATCACGTTGCCGTTGTGGACGGCGGCGATGCCGAAGGGATGGTTGACCCAGAAAGGCTGGGAATCCTCCACCGAGCCCACGCCCACGGTCGGGTAGCGGGTGTGGCCGATGCCCACGTTGCCTTTCAAGCGGGCGATGTTGCGCTCGTCGAAAATATCGCGCACCAGGCCGTTGCCTTTTTTCAGGTGGAAATGATCGTCATAGGTCAGGATGCCGGCCGAATCCTGCCCGCGGTGCTGCAGGGTCAGCAGGCCGTTGTAGAGTTTGCCGATCACAGGTTCCGAGGAGTAAATTCCCAGTATGCCGCACATGGTGCTTCAATTTATAGCAGAAATCGCATAAAAGTCAACAGAAAATTCCTCATTTAGCGCTCTCTTTTAAGAAAAAGAATGAAAACCCGTCACTTTCTCTCGATCCCCCCATACCCCCCTTGGTAAGGGGGGAGCCGTAAAGACAATGCCTTTCAAACAGACGTAGGGGCACGGCGCGCCGTGCCCCTACCGAGTCGTCCCCCCTTACTCAAGGGGGGAAACAAGGGGGATTTTATTCTCAATAAGATTATTGGTATTACCCGTAAGGAAAAGGAGGGCGGCTTTAAAACCCCGGCCGTTGAATTTAGTCAGTCTGGAATATTGACAATTATAGAAAAAATATGGTAAATGGAGTTCATGCTCACTGAATTCGAAAAACAAAAAGAGGAGCGGGCACTCATCCGCCAGGAATCACGCAGCACCATGATCATCAGCCTTTCCATGCTGCTCTCCATCGCCATCTTCGCCCTGGTCGCCTATCTGTACAAGGGCAGCTTCCGTTTCAGCAAGGAAGTGTACAACGCCTACAGCATCCTGAATGTCGTCGCCATCGTGCTGGTCATCGTGGTCCTGGCGGTGCGCAAAACCATCTATTTTTCGCCGCGCCTGGTCCGCGACGATTTCACACTCACCGCCCTGCTGCGGCGCTGGCGGACCATCGACATCGTCATGCTCGCTTTCGCCGAGCTGCTCTCCCTGTTCGGGCTGGTCATCACGCTCCTGGGCATGCCGTTCGTCCGCACCTTTCATTTTTTTGTCGCCGCCTTCCTGCTGACCATGATTCTGATGCCCATCCAATGGAAGGTCAGGGATAAAATCAGGACCTTTGAAAAATATGCCGGGAAGCAGATTCTGTAGAGCCAGGCAAGCCCTTGTAGGGGCGGGTTTTAAACCCGCCCGTACCTGAGAACAGGAGATCGAAATGACCAAGAACATTTTGTTGGTGGAATACGATGAAGCGACCGTCCGGCTCATCAAAGATCTTCTGCCGCCGCCCCTGTTCGAACTGACCGTGGCCAACGACGGCGAAACCGCCAAGCGTCATCTGGCCGGCAAGCAGTTCGACATGATGATCACGGCCGCCATGCTGCCGCGTTTTCACGGCTTCAATCTCGCCCTGAACGTGGCGCAGGAGAACCCGCTGATCAAGATCATCATCATCAGCGCCATTTACAAGGGCTTTTACTACAAGCACCAGGCCATGTCCCAGTATCGCGCCGACGATTTTTTTGAAAAACCGCTGGACAAGGACGCCTTCAGAAACCGGGTGCTGGAACTGCTCAACATCCCGGTGAGCGAATTCCATGCCGCCACCCACGCCGCCACGACACAGGTCCCGGGCTTCGACACGGCCAAGATCCCGACCTTGGGTAAACTGGAAGAAGAAGAGGAGAAGAAGCTGAGCGCCGACGACATTTTCGGCGATCTCCTTAAAAACATAGACAAGGTGCCCCAGTTCAAAATAGACCTGAACGAGGGCCAGGCTGCGAAAAGCGCCAAGCCCGACGGAGTCCCGTTCCGCCCGCCGGCGCCTTTCCAGAGCCTGCAGACGAAAAAGGAACCCGAGGTCACGCGCGAAGGCGGAAAGCCCGATCCGGGCCAAACCGTCATGGCGCCGCCGGCCGCGGCCCCGAGGCCGGGGCCGGCGAGGGAAGCCAGGAAAGCAGCTTCCGTCAGCCAAAGCATCAGCGACGACCTGGACAGCCTGCGCCAGACGGTCAAGAAGCAGATACCGGAAACCAACATGCGCAAGATCGAGGACGACATCGCCCGCCGCTTCGAGGACACCCTTTCCGGGCTCGGATTGGGGCTGACGGCGTCGAAGCCCGCGCCCAAGCCCGCGGCGGCCGTCAAGGCCGAGGAAAAACCGGCTGCCCAGTCCCCGTCCCCGGTCGAACCCGCCGCGGTTGTCCCTGAAAAAACGTCGGTCACGGCAGAGCAAAAACCGTTCAAGGAAGAGATCATCGAGCTTGGCGAAGAGGCGCTGCAAAAGGAAGTCACGGTCGAGCCGGCCGTTGACAGCAAAAAAATCGTTGCCAAGGAGGAGCCCAAGCCGGAGAAAAAGACGGCTCCCGTTGAAAACCCCAACGAAGTCGGGGATTACGTTCTGCTCGGCCTGATCGCCCGCGGCGGCATGGCCGAAATTTATAAGGCCAAGAAAAAAGGGGTCAAAGGCTTCGAGAAGATCATCGCTATCAAGAAAATACTTTCCGGTTACGGGGAAGACGACAAATATATCGAGATGCTGGTCGATGAGGCCAAGATCGCGGCCGAGCTGTCCCATCCCAACATCATCCAGATCTACGACCTGGGGCGCAAGGACAACTATTACTTCATCGCCATGGAATACGTGCTGGGCAAGGATTTGCGTGAAACCCAGAGCCGCCTGCGCGAAAAGGATCAATGGTTTCCTGAAGAAATATCGCTCTTCCTGTGCATCAAGATACTCGAGGCCCTGAACTACGCCCACAAGGCCAAGGACAGCCACGGCCATGCCCTGGAAATCGTCCACCGCGACGTGTCGCCGCCCAACATATTGATCTCCTACAACGGCGACGTGAAGCTGACCGATTTCGGCATTTCCAAGGCATCGATCAAAATGCACCAGACGATCTCGGGCGCCCTGAAGGGAAAGCTGCTGTACATGTCGCCGGAACAGGCCAGGGGCGAAGGGACGATCGACTGCCGCTCGGACCTGTACTCGGTGGGGGTGGTGCTCTTCGAACTGCTGACCAGCAGGAAGCTTTTCCTGGACACGTCGGAGATGGGCGTGCTCAAGAAGGTCCAGAACGGGGAGATACTCAACCCGCGCGAGATCAACCCGAACATCGACCCGGCCCTGGAAAAGATCATCCTCAAGTCACTGAACAAGGCCCCCGACAAAAGATACCAGAGCGCCGCGGCCATGATCGCCGACCTGGAAACGTTCATGGTCAAGAAATACAATTACCTGCCCGGGCCGGTGCAGCTCAGCCATTTCATCTACCAGCTTTTCGAGAAGGACATCGTCCGCGACGGCATCAAGGTGGACCTGAAGCCGTTGCCCGAAAAGCCGCTGCTCCGGGAAGCCCCCAAGGCGCAACCGGCGCCGCCCGAGCCCGCCAAGCCGGTAACCGTGTTCGAAACCAAGGTGTCGCCGCCAACTGTTGTCGCGGCCGCGGAAAAGGCGCCCGCGCCCAGGGCGAGCGCGGATAAGGCCCCCGGCGGGGTCGTCCATATCGATTTCGATGAAGACAAGATCGTCCCGATCAAGAGCACGGCAAAAGCTCCGGCACCAGAAATCAAAAAAAACATCCCCCTGTTCAACGAAATAGAGGAGCCCAAGCGCAAATTTCCTCTTTGGGCCGCGGTGCTGGTGCTGGCCGTCATGGCCGCCGCCGCGCTGGGTTACTTCATGTTCATAAAAAAGCCGGCCGCGAACGAAACCCAGACCGTGGCCAAACCGGCTGTCGTCGAAAAGACCGCCGCTCAGCCCGAGACAGCCGAAACGCAAGCCAAGCAGCAGCCGGCCGTCGATCCGCAAGTGCTGGCCCTCGAGAAACTTAAGCAGAAGGAAGCGGAGCTGGAAAAGCAGTTGCAGGATGCCGCGGCCGCCACCGCCGCCACCGACGCCGTTGCGCTGAAAAAGAAGCAGCAGGACGAGAAGCGCGCCAAGCAGGCCGAAATCGAGCGCTCGAAAAAAGAGGAGGCGGACCGCCTGCAGAAGGAAGAACAGGACCGGCTGCAACGGGAGGAAGAACTCCGCAGGCAGGCGGAAGCCGACCGTCTGGCCAAAGAGGCGCAGGATAAGAAAAAGGCCGATGAATTGAAGGAGCTGGAGCGCAAACGGGTCAAGGAAGGCGATGTCGTTCCGCTCCCTGAGGTCGACCGGGAGCCGCAAGCCGTTTCCAAGCCCGACCCAGTGATCCCCACCACCATCATGGCCAGCATCATGGCCAATCAAAGCGTGCTGTTCAATATCCTGGTCAATCAAAACGGGGACGTGGAGGTGGCGCGGCTGATGCACAAAACCAGCAACAGCCAGCTGAACTCCATCCTGATCGCCACCATCCAGACCTGGAAATTTACGCCGGCCATGAAGAACGGCGTGCGCGTCAAAGTTTGGAAAACCATTTCGCTTATAATAAAAAAATAACGAGGAGAACCCATGAAAAAACTAAAAGTCGAAGCCGAGGCCTTTTACGAATCCACGCTCCGGGAAGCCAAGAAGCAGATTGAGATAATCGACGCCCGCATCGA from Candidatus Aminicenantes bacterium harbors:
- a CDS encoding protein kinase: MTKNILLVEYDEATVRLIKDLLPPPLFELTVANDGETAKRHLAGKQFDMMITAAMLPRFHGFNLALNVAQENPLIKIIIISAIYKGFYYKHQAMSQYRADDFFEKPLDKDAFRNRVLELLNIPVSEFHAATHAATTQVPGFDTAKIPTLGKLEEEEEKKLSADDIFGDLLKNIDKVPQFKIDLNEGQAAKSAKPDGVPFRPPAPFQSLQTKKEPEVTREGGKPDPGQTVMAPPAAAPRPGPAREARKAASVSQSISDDLDSLRQTVKKQIPETNMRKIEDDIARRFEDTLSGLGLGLTASKPAPKPAAAVKAEEKPAAQSPSPVEPAAVVPEKTSVTAEQKPFKEEIIELGEEALQKEVTVEPAVDSKKIVAKEEPKPEKKTAPVENPNEVGDYVLLGLIARGGMAEIYKAKKKGVKGFEKIIAIKKILSGYGEDDKYIEMLVDEAKIAAELSHPNIIQIYDLGRKDNYYFIAMEYVLGKDLRETQSRLREKDQWFPEEISLFLCIKILEALNYAHKAKDSHGHALEIVHRDVSPPNILISYNGDVKLTDFGISKASIKMHQTISGALKGKLLYMSPEQARGEGTIDCRSDLYSVGVVLFELLTSRKLFLDTSEMGVLKKVQNGEILNPREINPNIDPALEKIILKSLNKAPDKRYQSAAAMIADLETFMVKKYNYLPGPVQLSHFIYQLFEKDIVRDGIKVDLKPLPEKPLLREAPKAQPAPPEPAKPVTVFETKVSPPTVVAAAEKAPAPRASADKAPGGVVHIDFDEDKIVPIKSTAKAPAPEIKKNIPLFNEIEEPKRKFPLWAAVLVLAVMAAAALGYFMFIKKPAANETQTVAKPAVVEKTAAQPETAETQAKQQPAVDPQVLALEKLKQKEAELEKQLQDAAAATAATDAVALKKKQQDEKRAKQAEIERSKKEEADRLQKEEQDRLQREEELRRQAEADRLAKEAQDKKKADELKELERKRVKEGDVVPLPEVDREPQAVSKPDPVIPTTIMASIMANQSVLFNILVNQNGDVEVARLMHKTSNSQLNSILIATIQTWKFTPAMKNGVRVKVWKTISLIIKK
- the purF gene encoding amidophosphoribosyltransferase, with the translated sequence MCGILGIYSSEPVIGKLYNGLLTLQHRGQDSAGILTYDDHFHLKKGNGLVRDIFDERNIARLKGNVGIGHTRYPTVGVGSVEDSQPFWVNHPFGIAAVHNGNVMNFMDLKKDLFATSHIIINSNNDVEVILNVFAEALEKTTAREITPENIFNAIRQVFRIVKGAYSVILYIANRGMVAFRDPYGIRPLLFGIDRKQIVPGYAFASESVSLDLLGFTEIRDVPPGTAIFIDQSRTVHEKKLRSAPFRPCIFEYIYFARPDSYLNKINVYQARVDLGKILARQIKASGLDIDVVVPVPDSSRPAAIEIARALKLKYREGLVKNRYIGRTFIMPGEQQRENSIRHKLNPIADVFQGKNILLVDDSIVRGNTSRLIIQMVRQAGAKNVYFASYSAPLTNPCVYGIDMQTKAEFIAANSNLDEIAAKIGADRVIYMHIQAMERAVKKQNPKIRSFCKACFSGLYPSGDVSESFLVQIEKEREQNRLVQRDLSFKY